The region TATATGATGTGATTTGTTCGACTGGTATTAACTCAGGACCTTCGTTGGAATTATTGATGATTATTTTGAAGGCTACTATACGGAAGAAATGATAGAATCCCAGGTGTGAATCATAGTATTTAGGACAAATTCTCTTTGCCAGTCACTAACTCACAGAAGCTATTAACCTTTTAGGTGGACCAGCTTGTTTTTGAGGAATTGATGCGTGAAAGATTTCCTAAACTTGGTTCGTATTTATCATATTTACTATCTAGTATTTTTCTTATAACTGTCTCTGAATCAGCTTGGATAGCATTTTTTTATTCTACGAATGTTTTTTGTGCAGTTAATCATCTAGATTACTTGGGAGTGCAGGTAGCATGGGTATCTGGGCCGTGGTTTCTATCAATCTTTGTAAACATGATTCCGTGGGAAAGTGGTAAAATATTATTTGgaatgattttttttaatgtaatATTACAACATTGATTTTGAACTTGGCATATTTTTAAATGTTGCCTTTTGATGTGTTTCTTCTTATTAGTTATTCGAGTTTGGGATGTTCTGCTATTTGAAGGGAATCGTGTTATGCTATTTCGTACAGCACTGGCTCTAATGGAATTATATGGTAATGACTTGTATTTATCTATTTTTACGTCTGATCTGTGCTGAGTAGTATGACCAAGAAGTAAACTAAACTAAGCAATTGTTGACATTGTTGAATAACATATCTCCTATTCTAGGTCCTGCTTTAGTTACAACAAAAGATGCAGGTGATGCAATTACTCTATTGCAATCACTTGCTGGCTCGACATTTGATAGCAGCCAGCTTGTCTTTACTGCTTGTATGGGTTTTCTAGCTGTGACTGAGGCAAGATTGCAGGAACTGAGAGTAAAACACCGCCCATCTGTATTAGAAGTTATAGAAGAGAGGTCAAGGAAAGGACGAGTTTGGAAAGATTCCAAGGGTATTGCAACAAAATTGTATAGTTTCAAGCATGACCCAGGGTCACTGGTGGAAGAAAAAAAAGATAATGACAAAGGTGATATGGTAGCTGATAAGGATGTGCAGTTGGGCTTGGAGTCCCATTCCTCTAACTTAGATGAACTGCTTGATAGTCTCAATATTGATTCCAAAATGGATTCCCTACCTGATCTCCAGGAACAGGTTGCTTCTCCTCCTCAACTTTCACCTTACTTCCCCATTGTAAAAAACGAGTCTATCCTTGTGAATTAGATTGAAATTTATCTACTATTAAACTCTAATTCCATGTATAATTCCACCAGTATGCTAAAATGCCTCTAAGATGTGTCTGTTTTGTCATGTTCTATCTTGAGTCAGGTTAACTTGATAGTAGTAAAAGGTGTCTACATTGTTTAcaatttgaaattaaaaaataCTTAAGATCAAGCGTAAGTCACTCTGCCTATCTGTGATACTTATATACCATTTGACTCGGGTGCATTTAAAAGATTTAAAAGGAACTAGAATAGGATGTTATTAAACTGCAATACTGGATCTTCAATGGGcttttgtttgttgatttttaATACTTCTTAATTTTTGTCCTTTAAAATGAAATTAGATCTTATTCATAAGAAAATTGTACTGATAAAAATACTTCTTCATATGGAGATAATTATTTTCTAAGTACATTTTACAGTGTTTCTCTGGTTCACTTTAAAATGTAACAAAATATGTATTTGTAGATCTATTATCTGTCTACTTAGCAACAATGGGATTGATAGCTTGTTACAACTTTGTTTTGTATAAATTAATAATTTGTAGAGATTGTTGTGCAGAGTATTTGTTTAGATAAATACATACTTCAGTGACATAAATGATTACAATTTGGCCTTCTATTTACAAATACAGTGCTAATATTTCTTTTACTTTTTGTAATAAAGAAAATGGAGGATCACTATGTCATTGATAAAACATGTTTAATGAAATCAAAATTTCAAATTTCCATATGGGTACTAGAGAAGTATGCAATTTTGTGCGAATGTAATATGTAATATATAGTTATCCATCCATTGACCTTAATTCTTAGGGTCCTGTGGGTTGCCTATTGTCAACGTGTTATTTGTTACTCCCTCCATTCCTTTTCAGTTTAATTTTAAGATTATTTACACatacaaagaaaactaataaatTTTCTTACTATTGATAAAATTATTTGTCTTAATCCTATAATACCCTAAACAATTAATTATTGCATTCTATCTATTTATCTCTCTCCAATAAATACTTAAGGGTATTATTGATAAACCAATAATACATGTTGCATTAAACTTTGAAAACGACAAGTAAAAAGGAACGGGAGGAGTATCTATTACATTGCATAGTTGGCATGACTGAATACTGTAAGTAGCTGCAAAACTATCTACTATAACCTAGTTTATTTTTTCTAAGTGATGGTTGGCTGCATGACACAAATATTATTGATTGAGCCAACACTTCATTTGTCAAATTTTATATTCTCAATGGCCAAAATTTGAAATCACGTGTTATCCTATCACGACAATTCATAATTTCAAAGTGTAATTTCCTGGTTTATTTATGGTTTACAGTAATCTAAAAGTATTTATCCTATAAATAGTCACTTTATTGTAATCCATTATCGTGCAACTCTTAGTTTCGATGAGTAACAGCTTTTGTGCAGGTAGTTTTGTTGAAGGTTGAGATGTGCAGATTGCTGGAGGAGAAAAGATCTTCCATACTCAGGTAATTATTATTGGTGTCTATACTCTAATTCTCAATATTTTAAGACAACTAGATTTGTTCTTTATCCTTCTACATATAAAGTTAAcacaatatttctcaaatagaatTGAAGGAAAAGTTAAGTTTGTGAAGGACTTATCAACCCAGTGCAGTTATCCTCATGCTTAGTCATATTACTCGCCTATCTGCTGCCGTTAGAGTAATTCAAAGCCTACCCATAAGAAATTCCTTCCAATATTTCCAATGACCGTGTTCAAAACAATCCCTGAAACTGAGTTTGGAAATAGTTCTCAACCAACCACATATGGATCTGTCTAAAATCTCTCTAAGCTCCTAATTGTTGATCGATTTTTTAATATTCTTCTTTTTTGTTTACCCACGTTATATTCCATTCAGGTCTTCTTGCTTGTAATTTCAAATGTTATTAATCTGTATAATGCTTTGCATATAGCACTTTTGATATTATATATGTATCTTTCCAATTTTCTTTACCCATGTTCCTTTATCAATATGAAAACTTAATCCATTCAATAAAAAATTGTGGGATTTTCTTAATACCTTTTCCATTTCCATGCGTGTTTCATATCTTGAGCAGAGCTGAAGAACTAGAAACAGCTCTAATGGAGATGGTGAAGGAAGATAATCGTCTGGAGTTGACTGCGAGGGTATGTGCAACATTCGAAAAATTGGTCTTGTTGTTTTATATTATCTCTTTGTTGGTATTTTTATTTCTTATGATTCGGATTAGACCTAACTCAACCCCAAGAGCTGGCTTAAGAGGTGAGGGTTATTTTTTTTGTCAAAGTAGGATCTCAACACCATCACCACCACCCGACGAAATCCAAGATGGAAAATCTAGTATGCACACAAATAAATGTGGGTGGTCCAATAACAACACCCCTTTCACGTCTAGAACTAGAAATGTAGAGTGTGGACTAATGGAGATGGCCTAGTAACAAACCTAGGATGTTATGATACAATCTAAGAACTTGAGCTCGTCATAACTAAATTTTATAAGCCAACAGATCTTGATTGTCTGAGCCTTATGACGACTACATTAATAGTCTTCATTTAAATATCATTGAATCATTCAATTCATAGGGGCGACTTTTTAGCTAGTTCAGCGTCCAAGTACAAAAAAAATTAATGATTTCTTTCTTCTCTACAAACCTCTTATATGGTTGTCTTTCAATGTTTACAAATATGTGTGGTCATGTAGGTTGAGCAATTGGAGCATGAGGTAGCCATCTTACAACAAGCCCTTACCGATAAACAAGAACAAGAAGCTGCCATGCTGCAGGTTCTATGTGTACCTGTTTTCTCCAGTGTCTATTTCTGTAAGCTTATTTGCAGAAGTAAATAAGTAAAAAGAAATTGAGTAAAATATCTATATAAGCTGTATGGACAATTTTGAACTATTCTACATGCTCAGGTTCTAATTCGGCTAGAGCAAGACCAAAAAGTTACTGAAGATGCCCGCAGAAGAGCAGAATCAGACCTTGCAACTCAGAAATTGGAAGTTCACGTGCTCCAGGTAATCTCTCCCTTAATGATCATGGTGATTCTAGTCAATTGTTAGTGTATGCCATGGATTAAAATATTTATATGGAGCCTTAGAGTATCATATGAATGTTTTTCCTTAAAAATGAGATATGGAGACAAGTCTTGGTAGTGCTTAGTTTTTGCCTAAATAGACGTAAAACAGAGTATATGGAGAGAAAATTTAGACAAACACATTCAAATGTGGAGGTTAAAAATGCAGAACGTATAATACCACAAGTCTCACATTCTATGTGTTTTGGGCTCTTATCATATAGAGTGATGTGAAGATAGAGGCAGATGTCAACTATTGAATCCAAGTAGGGTGGATTTAATGGAGGAATGTTTCGAGTGTAATATGTGATTGCAATTTGCAAAATATCTCTTAGGTTTAAAGGAAAACTTTATCCCCCATATATAACATCCTCAGTGTTGTACGGAATTGAATGCTATATGTTAAAAACGATTAAGGATGCAAAATTAGTGATACTGTTAGGTCTCCTATTGTTAGCTAAGAGTTGTTACTTGTTAGTTAAGTAGTTGGTTAGTTAGTTAATTAGCCAATGAGGCTAGTTAGTAGTTTTGTTGAGAGGTAGTTTAGGCCAAATAAATGATGCATGCTGCCTATAAATAAATAGGAGGATTAGAGAGGGCAGCATCTTGTAATTTGAGAGGAATAGGGCCCTTATGGCATTGGGAGGTAGGCAGACCTTTGAAGTGCTGTCATTGTTGTAATCAAAGGGGATTCTTCCCCATTTTTAGTATAATATATCAATTGGTACTATCAGTTACCAAGGTGAGAATTTTACAAAAGATGAGTAGTTACATAAGACAAGATTAGATTCAAGATGCAATAATTAGAGAGAAATTAAGGGAATCCCGCATATTATAGAAATTGAAGAATCTCATCTTATATGGTTTTAACATATACGACGAAACTTGTAGAAGCACTGATAAGATGATTATACCACACAGAGGATAGTCTAATAGTTGGAAGGTACGGAGACATTAAAAATTATAGGTCAAATTGTGAAGAGAGATGTAGATGTTACTGGCCTGTTATAGGCAACAAGAGTTTATGCCATCAACTGATTCATGTGGTCGACTCCGCCTAGTGGGAAAATGCTTAGCCGTTGTTATTGTTCCTAAAAAGATTATAAGATGAGAGGAGTGTCTTATCACATACATGAATAAGGTGACATTCTCTAACATGACTTCTTTTTCATaaaaaaattggataaaaaaaCTTCGCATAAATTTCTGTCTTACTTGGAGAAAAACTGAACAAGAACAGTCAAGTTATCAATTAAAGGGTGAAAATGAGGTTTCTTGAGAGAAACATTTTAGGAGATTCGAGAAAGTATTGGTGGTGATGGCATGTAACGAGATGGCTGAAAAAATTGGGAAGGTAGAAAAACAGACACTATGAGAATCGAGAGACTTTAGACTAAAGGATAAAGATTCTTGATGGTGCGGTGATAGAAACAAAAGACTTAGGTTGAAAGGGAATATTATGAAGCATTCCattatgtaaaaaaaattaaaaattggaATAACTATATAATTCCAAAGAAAAACACTAAGAATGGAGTAAGCGACGCAAGAGCATGAGCAGTTATGCGTTAAGCACCAAAGCATGGGAACAAACTATCTACAAGATATTAAGAAAGGTTGGTGGTTTTGGAGATCAGACCATATAAACGTCACCTTGTCTGCGTAACTTGGTTTCATCAAACAAAATGATATGGAGATAAATGGAGACTTGGTTTCATCAAACAAAATGATATGGAGATAAATGGAGATGTAAACTACAAGTTTCAAGCATCCAGGTGTATGTAATGGAAGAGTGTTTATGATTTGATTTGTGATAGAAGAAGGCTACTCAAGTTTATAGTAGAAATTTGAACGTTGCCCGGTAAAGGACTAACAAGAAAGCAAGTTTAGTGTTCCAAAGATGAGAATGTTACGACGGACGATTGGTTATATGAGACAAGAGTAGGAGTGATATCATTGGAGAGAAAATATGTCCACATTGGACATTAGTTCCCGTGTATATCTACCACATTGGAAAACAATAGAATgtagaaaattttcaaataaatgaaacataaaaaatgtgTTCAAATTCGAAAAATGAGATGAAGAAATAGACAATGGAAGAGAAAATGAGAGGAAGAGAAGACAAGAAGATTAATAGGACAGGAAAAAGAAGAgaaattggaaaatggtaatgATTAAAAAATTGAAAAGAGAGTAGGGATGTTTTTGTCTAACATGGGGGAAAATGTCTTAATATAACTTTTACCCAAAATGTTGTTattgtaatatatatatatatgggaAAGTTTTCTCTTGATAATTTTCATGGAAAAGATCATATTATAATCTTTTTAACTGTATTTTGTTCATTGTGAGCTATGGATGTCTTCTACTTTTTAGGCAACTAGATTATGAAATTAAAATTTCCCTTATATCTTTGCTTTGATACAAATACCCGCAACATATCCCTTCCTGATGTTGAAGAACTTTATAATTTCTGGTATCAGAGAGAAAGAAGTAGCCGCAATGTGCTAGTTGTTAAGGATCTTACTAGACACGATTATATCTATTTCCAGTATAATAAATATGCAGGAAAAGTATGATAAGGCCACAGCATCAATTGCTGAGATGCAAAAGCGAGTTGTTATGGCAGAAAGTATGCTGGAGGCTACCCTTCAATATGAATCTGGTCAATCCAAAGCGCTTGCATCTCCAAGGTACAAATTAAAAGTTGATTCATAATATCAAAACCTGCTTCATAAGTTTAATGTCACAGACAGGCTCTGACTTGAACATTAGATGATTTTTTAGATTTTTTGGCCATTCTCATTGATAAATAACTAAACGAAACAACTGAAGATAACTGCTAAATTAAAAAACTATATGTAAACAGCATCCTTTATGAACTACCCATATTGCATAAGCTGTACTTATTAAATTAAGAAAGGGGATCTTTTTTAACAAATAGCATTAAATGGTTGATTTTGATTGATGAAACTCAATAGTGAATAGCAATGAAAGCAGACAAAGCATCAGTGAAAGGCTTGAATTCACTTGGTCAATATCATTATCCATTGCTTGCAAGTTGCAAATAACTTTTCAAAAGACAAACTATTGGAAAGaaaattgttattttgatcttatcATGGGAAAACTTCAAATATTGGAAAGAAGATAGTTATTTTGATCTTCAACTCTAGAAAGTGCATGTTTATTCACTTCTCCTTTAATAATTTGTTTTCTACCATCTGAGTCCTTTGATTAACATTACCTAGTTTCCATGGATTTGCGGGTAAGGGATGCTAATACAAAGAGTGTGTGTTGTGGCATATGATGTGAGGTGACTTTTTTCGAGACTGCATTATTTTGAATCATTTTGATTGCTGTTATTTTTGTAGGGCTGGTCGTGTAGAAAACCCTTCACGGAAGATTGGTCTTCTAAGTTTTGGACTTGGTTGGCGTGACAGAAACAAGGTAAGATCTTCTCTGTGTTCAAAGTATGTCTCGTTGACTAATAATCAAGTAGAGGACACGTGCATACAGCTGTGTTGATAAACCGAATCAGAAAAATTCACTTTTTTTGGTATATCAGTTCAGTTGGCAATTCCTTTGCGTTAAAATTAAACTCACTGCACAGTTATTTGAACCCAGAGCTTCATGTTTTGAGGGGAACAAATTGTCTATTTATTGTTTTGGGATCTAATCTTTGGAGCTACTATTCCCAAATTTCATAGAAATAACATCATTAAGAGTTCCGGCAAAACAGTATTCTAAACACACTTCTTATAACTAATCTATTTTTGAAAGCCGAATACATTTTTATAATTGATCAATTTACAAAGCAAATGGGTTAACTGTAAAGATAGACCGAGATAAAGAATGGGTTGAAGTGTGTATTTTTAGTAGTATCCTTCTCTGTCCATTTGCCAGGCCTTTGCCATTTTCCGGAAGCTAGAAgtttattatttattattattcGTAAGATTATCCCTTCACATCTTATGAAACAGGGCAAAAATAACACCGAGGAATCTACCGAAAGTTCACCTGACAATGTCTCTCCAAAAAAAGAATCCAATATAGAAGAACAACAAGGTAGATAGAACATGCAGGGCAGTGCTGATCAGACCCACAACCCGGTTCTTTTCTGACAATTTTTTAGTTGTTGCCTATTCCTGATCATTACTGCTCAATTTTCTCTGTGTATCCCCCTTCCTTTCTTCAGGAACCATTGTATTCTACTAAACTAATGTCCAATGTAGGAATTGTTTTAAGTGTTGATAGATCAATTAGGCGTAGAAACtagaaaaatatatttttggcTTTGACACCATGGTCCAATAATTTTGTTTTGCTAAATATAGTAGGAAAAATAGCCATCAACTGGTGCTATCAGTTTCTGGTTTCTGCTAGGTAAAAGATGTTCTGCTGCTACGATGTATCCACCTTTGTTAAGTGTCTGTGCATATTGGTTTACTAAACCAAATTATGTAACTAAAAATATATATAATCTTGGTTAACAACGATTCTTCTATATCCATGTTCTTGTCATGTCGCTTCGAAAGAGTTTGTGCTTCTTATGTTCGATCCATATTCATTAAACGTTGAAATGTAAGAAAAGATGAAATCCATTTGTTTATATGGATATGAAACTGCTGTTAGTGCTAGCAAGTGGAAGGTCTCAGGCAGTAGTCGTGGCGGCCTTGGCCGGATTGGGGAGTTAGTGCAGATGCCTGGCAACAGCGGGGGCAATGTCAGATAACGGCTAACATCAATGGTAAAAGTTGTGCAGGTGGCAGTGACGGAAGGCATTGTGCCTAAGAATGACAAAGTGCAGGTTATAATACACGTCCTACTGATTTGAAGATATCCTCTCACCCGATTCATACCTTGGGCACCAATGTTACTATTCCTAATGTATCTAAATACTCGAAATTATCTGTACCAAATAAAAAAAAAGTAAGAAATCGGcatttttaattaaattaaaattaattaattaaaaatattattattttaagTTTTAACATTAACAAATTtatgattatatatatatatatatatatatatatatatatatatatatatatatatatatatatatatatatatatatatatatatatatatatatatatatatatatatatatatataagggaaaacttgattttgatgtagtctatttttttaaaatcaattttacCCTTAGATAACTTACCTAATAACTTCTATTGAAACCACTATTATTATCTTTCACATAACTTTctactattaacttcttatataacttctgattaaaattaacattaaataaaataatatcgtatatattttcacgtATTTTTATTAAAAAAGCGGACAGACGGGCATAGATGGACCAAGTATATATAAAGGGAAAACATTGTTTTaatatcgtatatattttcactatatttattaaaaaaacggAGAGAGTGTCCGTCTGGACGCGAGTTTATAATAAAACTAAATTAATACTAAACATCAAAATTgtttttcacacacttatcataatcttataaaaattaaattgtttttcacacactcatcaattttttttcatattgCTTTTATAACCAAGATTCTAACTTTTTGCATAGTTTTTTTTCTCTGTCTTGTGTCTTTTCCATAATAAAACGCGGGTCAAAACTGCtgaatataaaaaaaaattaaaatcaaagttataaaagcaatatgaaaaaaaatttggaagaaaatcaatatcactgtaacaacccgtataatatatgtctagaataatatcatacaagtgttaaattttggtactgatccaacataagtgcctaatggcatcaatatatatacatgtccaaactgaaaacatcaatggaacatgttatacaataatgcctaacaataaaaatctaagaactatgtgcaatatcttcattgcacacaactccacaacggaagatcatgataacaacatcccttgaaacatccataacaacttctcttagattcaacctgtaaggaatacctgaaaaacaacaacaataatgggatgagataataatctcagtgagttctcctatcctatgggtccactcgcctttacagggttttctaatcaatattcaactcatatccaactcaaatcaacaagggaacgaagacttgagcgatggggaagctatctcgcaattgtatggcaacatgcatctgagttctcattACTCAACCtcgatcattattcagatcacgaaacatcaattctcgaatggacttacgtctaagccagactcgattcatgcatgctcgtatgattcgactttcacggtggatatcaggttcccctatgggactctaacccacttttGCGAACCATCACTCGTATGAGA is a window of Lathyrus oleraceus cultivar Zhongwan6 chromosome 6, CAAS_Psat_ZW6_1.0, whole genome shotgun sequence DNA encoding:
- the LOC127093002 gene encoding uncharacterized protein LOC127093002 isoform X1, whose amino-acid sequence is MADTTFNLLHNFKSNRDSYGFALRPQYAQRYREYSLIYKEEEDERSDKWRSFIEQIDKSSQASSSENKHKETLKVESSEVKEEKNPHRVSNGDYLSSRIFSESAGVEETNADRIGGGETEIKEGDSSSRTSSGETEIKEVTGLGKASEGDSSRRESFSDCSTRNNSAKELHHSEKSKTRKVQRWAEIRPSLSTIEEILSSRVKKGKNMKGEKINGSDVHFPSIEKAEPVEGDPKEDIQGKVRTNESLDGGNGSRAENYLMDHDLPELFSPWKQLEPLIQGGVPKDLRGEVWQAFVGVNTRRVERYYDDLLAQETNGCEGKEQDVHSVASGKWRKQIEKDIPRTFPGHPALDENGRNSLRRLLLAYARHNPSVGYCQAMNFFAGLLLLLMPEENAFWTFVGIIDDYFEGYYTEEMIESQVDQLVFEELMRERFPKLGSYLSYLLSSIFLITVSESAWIAFFYSTNVFCAVNHLDYLGVQVAWVSGPWFLSIFVNMIPWESVIRVWDVLLFEGNRVMLFRTALALMELYGPALVTTKDAGDAITLLQSLAGSTFDSSQLVFTACMGFLAVTEARLQELRVKHRPSVLEVIEERSRKGRVWKDSKGIATKLYSFKHDPGSLVEEKKDNDKGDMVADKDVQLGLESHSSNLDELLDSLNIDSKMDSLPDLQEQVVLLKVEMCRLLEEKRSSILRAEELETALMEMVKEDNRLELTARVEQLEHEVAILQQALTDKQEQEAAMLQVLIRLEQDQKVTEDARRRAESDLATQKLEVHVLQEKYDKATASIAEMQKRVVMAESMLEATLQYESGQSKALASPRAGRVENPSRKIGLLSFGLGWRDRNKGKNNTEESTESSPDNVSPKKESNIEEQQGR
- the LOC127093002 gene encoding uncharacterized protein LOC127093002 isoform X2; protein product: MADTTFNLLHNFKSNRDSYGFALRPQYAQRYREYSLIYKEEEDERSDKWRSFIEQIDKSSQASSSENKHKETLKVESSEVKEEKNPHRVSNGDYLSSRIFSESAGVEETNADRIGGGETEIKEGDSSSRTSSGETEIKEVTGLGKASEGDSSRRESFSDCSTRNNSAKELHHSEKSKTRKVQRWAEIRPSLSTIEEILSSRVKKGKNMKGEKINGSDVHFPSIEKAEPVEGDPKEDIQGKVRTNESLDGGNGSRAENYLMDHDLPELFSPWKQLEPLIQGGVPKDLRGEVWQAFVGVNTRRVERYYDDLLAQETNGCEGKEQDVHSVASGKWRKQIEKDIPRTFPGHPALDENGRNSLRRLLLAYARHNPSVGYCQAMNFFAGLLLLLMPEENAFWTFVGIIDDYFEGYYTEEMIESQVDQLVFEELMRERFPKLVNHLDYLGVQVAWVSGPWFLSIFVNMIPWESVIRVWDVLLFEGNRVMLFRTALALMELYGPALVTTKDAGDAITLLQSLAGSTFDSSQLVFTACMGFLAVTEARLQELRVKHRPSVLEVIEERSRKGRVWKDSKGIATKLYSFKHDPGSLVEEKKDNDKGDMVADKDVQLGLESHSSNLDELLDSLNIDSKMDSLPDLQEQVVLLKVEMCRLLEEKRSSILRAEELETALMEMVKEDNRLELTARVEQLEHEVAILQQALTDKQEQEAAMLQVLIRLEQDQKVTEDARRRAESDLATQKLEVHVLQEKYDKATASIAEMQKRVVMAESMLEATLQYESGQSKALASPRAGRVENPSRKIGLLSFGLGWRDRNKGKNNTEESTESSPDNVSPKKESNIEEQQGR